From the genome of Vicia villosa cultivar HV-30 ecotype Madison, WI linkage group LG2, Vvil1.0, whole genome shotgun sequence, one region includes:
- the LOC131647699 gene encoding kunitz trypsin inhibitor 5-like, with protein MKHSILLAFCIIYLAFICKTIAAPEPVLDISGKKVTTGVKYYILPVIRGRGGGLTVANVSNLNSDNNPCPLYAIQEKLEVKNGEPVTFTPYNAKKGVILTSTDLNIKSYVTTKCPQTQVWKLLKVLSGVWFLSAWGEEGNPGINTISNWFKIEKAGKDYVFSFCPSVCKCQTLCRELGLYVDDNGIKHLALSDQVPSFRVVFKRA; from the coding sequence ATGAAGCATTCAATCTTATTAGCATTTTGCATCATTTATTTAGCTTTCATTTGCAAAACTATTGCAGCACCTGAACCAGTGCTTGACATCTCAGGTAAGAAAGTGACAACAGGTGTCAAATACTACATTTTACCAGTCATTAGAGGCAGAGGTGGTGGTTTAACAGTTGCAAATGTAAGCAACCTCAACAGCGACAATAATCCATGTCCCCTTTATGCTATTCAAGAGAAGCTTGAAGTAAAGAATGGTGAACCAGTTACTTTCACACCTTATAATGCTAAAAAAGGTGTGATTCTAACTTCAACTGATCTCAACATTAAATCCTATGTAACAACTAAATGTCCTCAAACACAAGTTTGGAAGCTTCTTAAAGTTTTGTCAGGGGTGTGGTTTTTGAGTGCTTGGGGTGAAGAAGGTAATCCAGGTATTAATACCATTTCCAATTGGTTCAAGATTGAGAAAGCTGGCAAAGATTATGTGTTTTCTTTTTGTCCTTCAGTTTGTAAGTGTCAGACTTTGTGTAGGGAATTGGGgttatatgttgatgataatgGGATTAAGCACTTAGCCCTTAGTGATCAAGTTCCATCATTTAGGGTTGTGTTTAAAAGAGCTTAA
- the LOC131653309 gene encoding kunitz trypsin inhibitor 5-like, with protein sequence MKPSILAFCIVFLVFICKTIAAPEPVLDISGKKVIAGVKYYILPVIRGSGGGLTVANVSNLNSNNDTCPLFAIQEKLEVKNGEPVTFTPYNAKQGVILTSTDLNIKSYVTTTCPQTQVWKLRKVLSGVWFLSAWGEEGNPGINTIVNWFKIEKADKDYVFSFCPSVCKCQTLCRELGLYVDDNGIKHLALSDKVPSFRVVFKRA encoded by the coding sequence ATGAAGCCTTCAATCTTAGCATTTTGCATCGTTTTTTTAGTTTTCATTTGCAAAACTATTGCTGCACCTGAACCAGTCCTAGACATCTCAGGTAAGAAAGTCATAGCAGGTGTCAAATATTACATTTTACCAGTCATAAGAGGCAGTGGTGGTGGTTTGACAGTTGCAAATGTAAGCAACCTCAACAGCAACAATGATACATGCCCCCTTTTTGCTATTCAAGAGAAGCTTGAAGTAAAGAATGGTGAACCAGTTACTTTCACACCTTATAATGCTAAACAAGGTGTGATTCTAACTTCAACTGATCTCAACATTAAATCCTATGTAACAACTACATGTCCTCAAACACAAGTTTGGAAGCTTCGTAAGGTTTTGTCAGGGGTGTGGTTTTTGAGTGCTTGGGGTGAAGAAGGTAATCCAGGTATTAATACAATTGTGAATTGGTTCAAGATTGAGAAAGCTGATAAAGATTATGTGTTTTCTTTTTGTCCTTCAGTTTGTAAGTGTCAGACTTTATGTAGGGAATTAGGgttatatgttgatgataatgGGATTAAGCACTTAGCTCTTAGTGATAAGGTTCCATCATTTAGGGTTGTGTTTAAAAGAGCTTAA
- the LOC131653312 gene encoding putative GEM-like protein 8, giving the protein MKSFAKSSSRCFFLVDQDENFLQSPNKEDSKKNTRREKSSFVDRIHEHVKLGPKFSETVKGKLSLGAKIIQEGGRRNIFNHVFGSQEKEKLLKASQCYLYTTAGPIAGILFISTVKVAFCSERHTSFSSVDGELVKALYKVLIPIEKIKEVKESMNVNKLEQKYIEVVTKDDSEFWFF; this is encoded by the exons ATGAAGTCTTTTGCAAAATCTTCAAGTAGGTGCTTTTTTCTTGTTGATCAAGATGAAAATTTCCTCCAATCTCCAA ACAAAGAAGATTCAAAGAAGAATACAAGAAGGGAAAAAAGCAGTTTTGTAGACAGAATTCATGAACATG TGAAATTGGGTCCTAAGTTTTCTGAGACTGTGAAGGGTAAGTTGAGTTTGGGTGCTAAGATTATTCAAGAGGGCGGGAGAAGGAATATTTTCAACCATGTTTTTGGTTCGCAAGAAAAAGAGAAACTGTTGAAAGCTTCTCAGTGTTATTTATATACCACAGCTGGTCCTATTGCTGGAATTCTCTTTATTTCGACAGTAAAAGTTGCTTTTTGCAGTGAAAGGCACACAAGCTTCTCTTCTGTAGATGGGGAATTGGTTAAAGCACTTTACAAA GTTTTGATACCAATAGAAAAGATAAAAGAGGTGAAAGAAAGCATGAATGTGAACAAGTTAGAACAGAAGTATATAGAAGTAGTGACTAAAGATGATtctgaattttggtttttttaa